One window from the genome of Paramormyrops kingsleyae isolate MSU_618 chromosome 3, PKINGS_0.4, whole genome shotgun sequence encodes:
- the LOC111843165 gene encoding small integral membrane protein 30 produces the protein MASFSGICGGFLALALLLLSSIPGAEALDAGDALAILLGMAITVVGFCACLGWYARSRSGGL, from the coding sequence ATGGCTTCTTTCTCCGGAATCTGCGGAGGCTTCCTGGCGCTGGCTCTGCTCCTTCTGTCCTCTATCCCCGGTGCCGAGGCGCTGGACGCCGGAGACGCCCTGGCTATCCTACTGGGCATGGCGATCACGGTGGTGGGCTTCTGCGCTTGCTTGGGCTGGTACGCCCGGTCGAGGAGCGGAGGCTTGTGA